A genomic segment from Triticum dicoccoides isolate Atlit2015 ecotype Zavitan chromosome 1A, WEW_v2.0, whole genome shotgun sequence encodes:
- the LOC119363661 gene encoding pentatricopeptide repeat-containing protein At3g48810-like, translating to MCSTKCRLLLRRLHDRHFSTAPPPNHRKSNPQVTIRWPERSRPSPDAGDTARAHEATVRRLAAAGDVDGVQYALQEMRLRGVACPEGALVAAICAFARAGAADRALKTFYRAHDLGCAAPTVRVYNHLLDALLRENLVGAVVPVYENMREAGVEPNVYTYNLLMKALCQNDRVDAARKMLDEMARKGCQPDVVSHTTIVSALCKLGRVDEARRVVAETVPVCSSYNAVVHALCRQFRKREVLSVIDEMIHRGLHPEPATYTSIVDALCKAGEMKMACAILARMVSEGCAPNVQTFTVLVKGFFDAGKAHDAIGMWNWMVAEGWAPTTISYNVLIRGLCHTGDLKRASSVFSGMEQNGCFPDVRTYSTLIDGFSKAGDLDGAMSIWNDVTNAGFKPNVVVYTNMVDVLCKKAMFDQAENLIDKMLMENCPPNTLTFNTLIRSLCDCGRVGRALSVFHGMGRYGCSPNDRTYNELLHGLFREGNCEDALRMLIQMLNHGLELTPVSYNTTISGLCQMGRNKEAIILLGRMIVQQIQPDAFTFNAIIHAYCKEGNVKAAAWMLGQMVAVNCPRNIVAYTSLMSGLCSQHRLDDAMVYLLKMLYEGICPNEATWNVLVRGIFTHMGTIGPMHLIEHIYEDL from the coding sequence ATGTGTTCGACCAAATGCCGCCTCCTGCTCAGGCGGCTCCACGACCGCCATTTCTCCACCGCCCCGCCACCTAACCACCGGAAGAGCAACCCGCAAGTCACCATCCGGTGGCCGGAGCGATCCAGGCCCTCTCCTGACGCCGGAGACACGGCGAGGGCCCATGAGGCCACCGTCAGGAGGCTCGCGGCGGCGGGCGACGTGGACGGCGTCCAGTACGCGCTGCAGGAGATGCGGCTGCGCGGGGTGGCGTGCCCCGAGGGTGCCCTCGTCGCCGCCATCTGCGCCTTCGCCCGCGCCGGCGCGGCCGACCGCGCGCTCAAGACGTTCTACCGCGCGCACGACCTGGGGTGCGCGGCGCCCACCGTGCGGGTGTACAACCACCTGCTCGACGCGCTGCTCCGGGAGAACCTGGTCGGGGCGGTGGTGCCGGTGTACGAGAACATGAGGGAGGCCGGCGTCGAGCCCAACGTGTACACCTACAATCTGCTCATGAAGGCGCTATGCCAGAACGACCGGGTCGACGCCGCACGCAAGATGCTCGACGAAATGGCCAGGAAGGGCTGCCAGCCAGACGTGGTGAGCCACACGACGATCGTTTCTGCGCTTTGCAAGTTGGGAAGGGTGGACGAGGCCAGGAGGGTCGTGGCAGAGACAGTGCCTGTGTGCTCCTCGTACAATGCCGTTGTTCACGCGCTGTGCAGGCAGTTCAGGAAGCGGGAGGTGCTCTCGGTTATCGACGAGATGATTCACCGGGGACTGCACCCAGAACCTGCTACCTACACAAGCATAGTCGATGCACTCTGCAAGGCTGGGGAGATGAAGATGGCTTGCGCCATTTTGGCTAGGATGGTAAGCGAAGGTTGTGCTCCAAATGTTCAAACATTCACTGTGTTGGTCAAAGGATTCTTCGATGCCGGAAAGGCGCATGACGCGATTGGCATGTGGAATTGGATGGTGGCTGAAGGATGGGCACCAACGACAATCTCTTACAATGTTCTCATCCGTGGCCTTTGCCACACTGGTGATCTTAAGAGGGCATCGTCTGTTTTCAGTGGCATGGAGCAAAACGGTTGTTTTCCTGATGTAAGAACCTATTCTACTCTCATTGACGGATTCTCCAAAGCTGGGGACCTAGATGGTGCCATGTCAATATGGAATGACGTGACAAATGCTGGTTTCAAGCCAAACGTTGTTGTTTATACAAATATGGTGGATGTGCTTTGCAAGAAGGCGATGTTTGATCAGGCAGAGAATCTCATTGATAAGATGTTGATGGAAAATTGTCCTCCTAACACATTGACATTCAACACGTTGATCAGAAGCCTGTGTGACTGCGGAAGAGTGGGAAGAGCCTTGAGTGTGTTCCATGGTATGGGAAGATATGGATGCTCTCCAAACGACAGGACTTACAATGAGTTGCTTCATGGTCTTTTCAGGGAAGGAAACTGCGAAGACGCTCTTCGAATGCTGATCCAGATGCTAAACCATGGGCTTGAGTTGACTCCAGTATCTTACAACACTACTATTAGTGGTCTGTGCCAGATGGGAAGGAACAAAGAAGCTATAATTCTTCTCGGGAGGATGATAGTCCAACAAATTCAACCAGATGCATTCACTTTCAATGCGATAATTCATGCTTACTGCAAGGAAGGGAATGTCAAGGCTGCTGCTTGGATGTTAGGTCAAATGGTTGCAGTTAATTGTCCACGCAACATAGTTGCATACACAAGTCTGATGTCAGGGCTTTGCAGTCAGCACAGGTTGGATGATGCCATGGTCTATCTCTTGAAGATGTTATATGAAGGAATATGTCCAAATGAAGCAACATGGAATGTGTTGGTCCGTGGGATATTTACACACATGGGCACCATCGGACCAATGCACTTGATTGAGCATATTTATGAAGATTTATAA
- the LOC119363658 gene encoding long chain acyl-CoA synthetase 1-like, producing MEGTKKQVFTIQVEDGKPGKDGQPAVGPVFRNILAKDGFPPLDPDMRTSWDVFRTAAGKYPDNRMLGWRPFKDGVPGPYLWKSYKEVYEEVLQIGSALQQLGVQPGSRVGIYGSNCPQWVVAMQACNGYSIICVPLYDTLGAGAVDYIIDHAEIDVVFIQNKKIKEILSPNCTSATRLKALVAFTSANNEQIKDAEQIGMKMYSWNDFLKMGKDKPVQPRPPQPNDTCTIMYTSGTSGQPKGVMLSHESHGMYVKGVDLFMDQFEDKMSTEDVFLSFLPLAHILDRMIEEYFFHKGASVGYYHGDLNALRDDLMELKPTLLVGVPRVYEKIYEGILKALADLRPLRRVIFNALYNRKLAGMKAGYTQKTASPFADMLAFRKVKARLGGRLRLLISGGAPLSTEIEEFMRVTSCAYFIQGYGLTETLGPSTVGYPDDMSLVGTAGVAATFTELRLEEVPEMGYDPLGVPSRGEILIRGSTVFTGYYKNPELTNEVMVDGWFHTGDIGEMTPDGILKVIDRKKNIFKLSQGEYVAVEYLEKVYVFPPIIEDIWVYGDSHKSMLVAVVNPHEENTMKWAGSNGYKGSFSEICKSEGLKEHVLKELAAAAQKNKLRGFEYIKGVVLDPVPFDIERDLVTATMKKRRNYMLKYYQPEIDKLYKALEGQRAANKAK from the exons ATGGAAGGGACAAAGAAGCAGGTTTTCACGATCCAGGTGGAGGATGGAAAGCCTGGGAAGGATGGCCAGCCGGCGGTGGGGCCAGTGTTCCGGAACATACTGGCCAAGGATGGGTTCCCGCCGCTCGATCCTGACATGAGAACCTCATGGGATGTGTTCAG AACAGCAGCAGGGAAGTATCCAGATAACCGGATGCTTGGATGGCGTCCATTTAAAGATGGAGTG CCAGGGCCCTACTTATGGAAATCATACAAGGAGGTCTATGAGGAAGTCCTGCAAATTGGATCTGCGCTGCAGCAGCTGGGGGTGCAACCA GGTTCCAGGGTTGGAATTTATGGATCCAACTGCCCTCAATGGGTGGTAGCAATGCAG GCTTGCAATGGTTACAGCATAATATGTGTCCCACTATACGATACTTTAG GTGCTGGAGCTGTTGATTACATTATTGACCATGCTGAGATTGATGTTGTCTTCAtacaaaacaagaaaataaaagaa ATACTGTCCCCAAATTGCACATCTGCAACGAGGCTAAAAG CATTGGTGGCATTCACCTCGGCAAATAATGAACAAATCAAAGATGCCGAGCAGATTGGGATGAAAATGTACTCCTGGAATGATTTCTTAAAAATG GGAAAGGATAAACCAGTTCAACCTCGTCCACCGCAACCAAATGATACATGCACCATCATGTACACAAGTGGAACAAGTGGGCAACCCAAAGGTGTTATGCTGAGCCATGAGAGCCATGGGATGTATGTAAAAGGGGTGGACCTCTTCATGGACCAGTTTGAAGATAAG ATGTCAACGGAGGATGTATTTCTTTCTTTTCTCCCACTTGCTCACATTCTCGACCGCATGATCGAAGAGTATTTCTTCCACAAAGGAGCCTCAGTTGGCTATTACCATGGA GATTTGAATGCCTTGAGAGATGATCTCATGGAGTTGAAACCAACCCTACTAGTTGGGGTGCCCAGAGTGTATGAAAAGATTTACGAAG GTATTTTAAAGGCCTTAGCGGATCTCAGACCTCTCAGGAGGGTGATTTTTAATGCTTTGTACAACCG CAAACTAGCAGGCATGAAAGCAGGCTACACACAAAAAACTGCTTCACCTTTCGCTGACATGCTGGCTTTTCGCAAG GTCAAGGCAAGGCTCGGTGGCCGTCTTCGCCTACTAATCTCCGGTGGTGCACCCTTAAGTACTGAAATTGAAGAGTTCATGAGAGTGACCAGCTGTGCATACTTTATTCAAGGCTATG GTTTAACAGAAACATTGGGACCTAGCACAGTCGGTTACCCTGATGATATGTCCCTGGTTGGAACTGCCGGTGTTGCCGCCACCTTCACTGAACTGCGACTGGAAGAAGTACCTGAGATGGGTTATGATCCACTTGGTGTTCCTTCTCGTGGTGAAATCCTCATTAGAGGGTCCACTGTCTTCACTGGGTACTACAAAAATCCTGAGCTCACAAATGAGGTCATGGTTGATGGATGGTTTCATACAG GAGACATTGGGGAGATGACCCCAGATGGAATCCTGAAGGTTATTGACCGAAAGAAGAACATATTTAAGCTATCGCAAGGGGAGTATGTCGCAGTTGAGTATCTGGAGAAAGTATATGTCTTCCCTCCAATTATTGAAGAT ATCTGGGTGTACGGGGACAGCCACAAATCAATGTTAGTCGCAGTAGTTAACCCACATGAAGAAAACACCATGAAGTGGGCAGGGTCAAATGGCTACAAAGGTTCTTTCAGTGAAATATGCAAATCTGAAGGCCTTAAAGAGCATGTCCTTAAAGAGCTCGCAGCGGCTGCACAGAAGAACAAG CTACGAGGTTTTGAGTACATCAAAGGCGTAGTGTTGGATCCTGTACCTTTTGACATTGAAAGGGATTTAGTCACTGCAACAATGAAGAAGAGAAGAAACTACATGCTAAAATATTATCAG CCTGAGATTGACAAATTATACAAAGCATTGGAGGGTCAGAGGGCTGCGAACAAAGCAAAGTAA